The stretch of DNA CTTCGCCTGCCCCGGCGGTCAGCTTCTTGACTTCGGATTTGAACGAACGCTCAGCCATGTCGGATCAGCCTTCGACCAGCGCCAGCACGCGCAGGGGGCTGCCCGAACCGTCGCGGATTTTGAGCGGGGCGGCGATCACCATCGCGCCGGTGGCGGGCAGTTGATCGAGGTTTTCAAGGCACTGCAGCCCATATTTGCCCGCGCCATGCAGCAGGGTGTGCGCCGGATAGGGCGGCGTCAGAGAATGGGCCTGACCCGCATCGGTGCCGATGGTTTCGACGCCAAAACCGATCACATCGCGCGTGATCAGTGCCTCGACCGCTGCCGTGGAAGGCCCCGGCGTGTGCGCCCCATCGGCGGCGCGGTTGGTATAGGCAGCGACATCGCGCTTGGACCAATCGCTGCGGAAAAGCACCCATGACCCGGCCGGAATCGCGCCATATTGCGATTCCCAGCGCTCGATATGTTCCGCCGTCAGCAGGAAATCAGGGTCGGCCGCACATTCGGCCGAAAAATCCAGCACCACCGCAGGCGCAATCAGGGGCTGAACCGGCAGACGGTCCACGGTATTGTCGGGCAGATCCTTGCCGCTCACCCAATGGACCGGCGCGTCGAAATGGGTGCCGGTATGCTCGCCCACGGTGAAATTGTTCCAGTGCCATGCCACGCCCCGCTCATCATAGCGCGAGATTTCCTGGCGCGAGAAGCCCGCCGTCTGGCCAAAGGGTTCGGGCAGGACCAGCAAAGGCGTGTCTTCCGAGAGCGTCTGGGTAAGGTCGACAACCCGCACCGCGCCCGAGGCGAGGGACCGAGCAAGCATGTTGAGTGTGGACATAAAGGCTCCCGGAAAGATTATGATCGGAAGCCTATCGGATAAACTTGCAAATGCAAGTATTATTTTGCGCCATGGGCAGGCGTATGAACAGGCGGGGGCAAAAGCACCATCGCCGCCAGCGTAACCATCAGATTACACAGTACCGCCACCAGCCCGATTTCCCATTCAACGAAGATACCGGCCAGTGCCTTGCCGATCATCGGCACCCACAGCACCGCATAACCCGCGATCAATCCCGCCATCACCGCGCGCGCCGACACTCGCCGCGTGACAAAGGCCAGATAGACCCCCGGCACCAGCATGCCGATCGCCGCATAGGCCGACAGCCCCACCTCGACCAGCGAGGCGCTGGCCCCCAACGCCAGCCACAGCGCCGCGCCCGCAAAGCCCACCATCGACCAGCGCGACACCAGCAATTCGGCACGGTCATCCATATCACGCCACACGGGCCGCACGATGTTACGCGCGAAAATCGACCCGCAGGTCAGCATCAGCACCGAGCCCGGCACCAGCGCCAGCAGGCTGGCCGTACCCGCGAACAGGCCGATCAGCCAGACAGGGCAATGCTGGACCACAAAGGTCAGCAGGAGCGCGTTGAGATCCCCGCCCTCGGGCCGCGTGCCCGCCAGCAAGGCGGCAAAGCCGAGCAGGATGATGAAGAAATAGGAGAGCGAGTAGATCGGCTGAAGCACGGTATTGCGGCGGATCGTATCGCTGCTGCCCGCCGAAAAGCACAGTTGGAACATATGCGGGAAGATATAGGTGCCGATCGCCACATTGATCGCCGAGGTGGAAAGCCACACCAGACTGAGGCCCGCATGAGGTTGCAGGCCCGGAAAGCGCACGGCGGCGGGATAGAGAGCCTGAACCCGCGCAAACACGTCCAGCATCGAGGAGGCGCCCACCATCCCGGCCACGCCAAAGGCCAGCACCACCACGACCACCAGCATCAGCACATCCTTGACCCCGGCCGCAAAAGCCGCCGAGCGCAGACCCGCCAGAAACACAAAGGCCAGCATCACCGCCACCGCGATCACCGCCGCCCATGTGCCCCCGATCACCGGCCCGGCCACCAGACGCACGATAAAGGTCAGCGCGGTCACCTGTATCTGGATATAGACCGTCAACGCGATCAGCCCCGCGCAGGCCACCACCATGCCCAGCCAGCGCGATTGATAGCGATGGGCAAAGAAATCGGCCTGCGTAATCAGCCCGTGCCGCCGCCCATAGGCATGGATGCGCGGCGTCAACCAGTATCCCACCACCGCCGACAGCGAGACCGAGGTGAACGCCAGATAGGCCGGCGCCCCATAAGCCCATGCAAAGCCCGAAATGCCCAGCACCGCAAAGGTCGTGTAAATCTCACCGGCATTGAGGAACCAGAACACCAGCGTGCCCATTTTCCGTCCGCCCAGCGCCCAGTCCTCCAGCGACTTGCTGCGGGTTTTGGCGCGGCCATAGGCCATCGCGCCGATCGTTGTGCCCAGCACGATCAGCAGGATCATCATGCGGATCATGGCTTGCGATCCAGCCAGTAGCGCAGGGCCAGCACAAAGGTGGCGAACATTATTCCCGCCATTTGCCAGACCATCGGGAAGGGCAGGCCCAGCGGGCGCCAGAGAATGCCGTTGGCCCATGGCGCAAGGCCCAGTTGCCAGACAAAAGGCAGCAAAAGCAGCGCGTCGGCCCGGCGAAAAGCCGTCAGTTCGGCGCCTTCAGGATCATCCATGGTCATACCTAGCATCGGTGGGAACAGCGTGGGAAAACACAGAATTTGCCGCTTTCATCGCTGCGTTCAATGCAAGGTAATGCGGCATTGTGTTGCCATAGACGCAACGATTACACCTCCGCCACGCGCAAAGGGCGATTCCACTGGCGCAACTGGGCCTCCACCATTTTGAGCAGACGGGCGGGCGCGCCCTCCAGTTGCCGCCCCGCGCGCAGGATCAGGCTGATCGTGGCATCCTCCATCGCATCATCGGCAATGGCGATGCTGGCCAATTCGCCGCTTTCCAGTTCGCTCCACACCGACAATTGCGGCAGGATCGTCACCGCCGCCCCGCGCCGCACGGTTTCGCGCATCATATGGATCGAATTGGTGGTGATCACAGGCTCCAGATAGGTGTTGTGGCGCAGTTCCGCCCCGGCCAGAATCTGGCGCAGGCCGAAATGGCGCGGCGAGAGGCACAGCGGATAGCGCGCAAGATCGGAGAGCGACACGCTGCCTTGCCCCGCCAGCGGATGGCCCGCGGCAACAATCGCCATCAAGGGCTGGGCGATCACCGAGCGGACATGGATCTTGATGTCATGGGGGGTCTGAAACACCAGCCCCAGATGCGCCTCGTCATCGAGCACCTGCCGCACGATCTGCTGCGATGAATTGACCGAAAGGTCGAGATGGATCTGGGGGTTGGCGGTGGTGAAGCTGGCGATCATGTCGGTAAAACCACTGCCCAGAAAGCCTTCGCCCACGGCCAGCACGGCATGGCCGCTTTTCACCGAGCGCAATTCCTCCAGCTTGGCGCGCAAAGCCTCGCGGTCGGCCACCTGGTTGCGGTAATGGGCGATCACGATCTCGCCCGCATGGGTCAGCCGCACCCCGCGCCGCCCCTTTTCGATCAGCGCAAGGCCATAGTTTTCCTCAAGCTGGGCGATCTGGCGGCTGATCGAGGAGGCGGCCACATTGAGCCGGTCGCTGGCCGCGCGCATTGAGCCTGCGTTGAGCGCTTCGAGCAGATAGCGCAATCCTGTTTCCGACATTCGCCACACCCCATTTGTATCTTAGCAAACCCGGCACCAACTTGCCCAAGTTTGCGCTCAACGCAACAATTATGACAATTAAGCGCCATTGCCTGCGCATATGCGGAGTGCCAGATCAGGCCGTCCCCCGTCGGGCAAAGCGATCATTCGCATCGCTTTTCCGGTTGAAAACGAGGCATGAATGGCAAGTATCAAACGTGATCGCGTGAACTGGCAGGGCTATCTTCCGGCCATCACAACCCCCTTTTCCGCCGACGGCGGGCTGGACAGGGCGGGCCTTGGCCGCCTGCTGGAATGGCTGCATGGCGAAGGCATGCACGGGCTGGTTCTGGCCGGAACCACAGGCGAATGGACCAGCATGAGCGCGCAGGAACGTGCGGACCTGTTTGCGCTGACCGGCGTGCAGATGAAGGGCAAGCTGCCCCTGATCGCGGGCTGCTCCAGCTTTACCGCGCCCGAAAGCATCGCCTTTGCCCGCCATGCGGCCGACGCCGGTTTCGACGGTGTGCTTTTGACGCCCCCGCCCTATATCCGCCCCAATGCGGATGAAATTTTTGCCTTTTACGAAGCGGTGGGCGCAGCCATCGACCTGCCCATTTGCGTTTACAACTGGCCCCCTGGCACGGGGGTCGACATGGATCTCGATCTGCTCTCGCGCCTGGCCGACATCGACGGCGTGGTGGCGATCAAGCAATCCTCTTCGTCCTTTGAACGCTTTGTCGAAACCTTTTTTGCGCTCAAGGATCAGGTGCGCGTGTTCGGCTTTCCGATGAACGAGATCGGGTTGACCATGCTGCGCGTGCATGGCGGCGACGGCACGATGGGCGCGGGCGGCGTGCTGGGGCGTGCCCAGCCGGGCTTTTACAATGCCTTCTGGGCGGGCGATCTGGACGGCGCGCGCGCCTGTGGGGCCAAGGACCGCGTGCTGATGCGCGAATGGTACACGCCCGAACTGGTGGGCCGCTTCGGCTCCGGCCCGGCGATTCTCAAGGCCGCGCTTGATGCGCAGGGCCTGCCCGGCGGCCCGGTGCGGGCGCCTTTGCTGCCGGTCAGCGATGCCGCGCGCGAAGAGATTGCCCAAACGCTGCGAAAGCTGCAAATCCTGTGATCCATGACGCATGAAGTCCTGATCATCGGCGGCGGCCTGCTGGGCTGCGCGGCGGCGTGGCATCTGGCCCGCGCCGGTCTTGCCCCGCGCCTGATCGAGGCGCGGGGCATCAACGCGGGCGCCTCGGGTCAGAACGCCGGCTCGCTGCATTTCCAGATCGAGCGGCGGTTTCTGGAGCCGGGCGCCAGCGGCCAAGGCGCGCAGATCGTCCGCCTCAACACTCTGGCGATCGAGGAATGGGCGGGGCTGGAGGAGGAACTCTCCCGCCCGCTGGACATCCATATGCATGGCGGGCTGATGCTGGCCGAGAACGAGGCCGATCTGGCCCTGCTCGCCTCCAAGGTGGCGCGGGAAAACGAACTGGGCCTGCCCACGCAATTGCTGTCAGGGACCGAGGCGCGTGGATTGGTGCCGCGCCTTGCCCCCCATATCTGCGGCGCGGCATGGCTGGCGCGCGAAGGCCACGCCAATCCCCGCATTCTGGCAGATGCCTTTGCCGATGCGGCGCGCAGCGAAGGCGCGGTGATTGAAACACAAAGCCGCCTGCTCGACCTGCGCCGCGATGGGGAGAGTTGGCAGGCGACCATCGAGCATTCGGGCCGGATCGTCACCGCCCGCGCGCGCCACGTCATTCTGGCCACAGGCCACTGGGCCGCGCGGGTCGCGGCGCGCATGGGGCTGAACATCCCGCTCTATCTTGCCCCCCTGATGATGAGCGTGACCGACCGCACGGCGCCTTTCCTGCCCTATCTGATCCAGCATGTCGGCAAGCGCCTGTCGATGAAACAGACGGATGACGGCAATATGGTGATCGGCGGCGGCTGGGCCTCGGCGCCGCAGAAGATGGCCGACGGCCTACCCGATCTCGACGCGCCGCCCTATCTCGTGCCCGACAATCTGCGCGCCAATCTGGAGGTGGCGGCGGGCGTCATGCCCTGCCTGCGCGCGCGCAGCCTGATCCGCAGCTGGACCGGCATGACCTGTGTTTCGGCCGATCAATTGCCCATCGTGGGCGAAGTGCCCGCCGCCCCCGGCCTCTTTGTCGCGGCGGGCGGGTCGATGTTCACGCTGGGGCCGCTGCTGGCGCGGATGCTGGCGCGTAGCATTATCGAGCGCGCCATGCCGGAGGAAATCGCCCTGTTCAGCGCCGCGCGCTTTGCCCATCTCAACGCCTTTGCGGTGCCGTCATGAGCCGGGTTGCCGATGGCGTAAACCGCCCCGCCCCCATAACCATCGAGATCGACGGCGCCGCGATCCCGGCCCATCCGGGCGAAACTCTGGCCGCCGCGATGATCGCCGCCGGGGTTTACCGCATGCGCGATGACCGTTCGGGCGCGCCGCGCGGTATGCTGTGCAACATGGGCACATGCAGCGAATGTTTCGTCTGGATCGCGGACGGGCAGACATGGCGCCGCCGCCGCGCCTGCCTGACGCCGGTGGCCGGGGGTTTGCGCGCCGCCACGCGGGAAGGCCAACCATGATCGATATTGCCATCATCGGCGGCGGCCCCGCCGGACAGGCGGCTGCGCAGCAGACGCTGGGCATGGGCCTGTCCACCACCATGATTGACGAACAGGCGCGCCCCGGCGGCCAGATCCTGCGCCAGCCTCCCGCCACATTCGCCGTCAGGGACTGGATGGGGGGCCGCCTCTATCGCCCGCTGCGTCGCCTGCTCGCCCGGACCGAGGCGGATGAACGACTCGACTGGCGCGGGGGAACCAGCGTGGTGGGGATCGAGCGGATGGAGGATCATTTCCGCCTGACCCTGTCGGGCGCGCATAACGGAACGCTGCTGGCACGGCGTGTGCTGATCGCGGCGGGGTGCTACGACATGCCGGTGGCGATGCCGGGCTGGACCCTGCCCGGCGTGATGAGCGCGGGCGCGGTCCAGACCCTGCTCAAATCGCAGCAGGTGGTGGCAGGCCAACCCATCGTCCTGCTGGGCAGCCATCCGCTGCTGCTGGTGCTGGCCACGCAATTGCTGGATGCCGGGGCCGAAGTTGCGGCGGTGCTGATGCCCCGGACCGTGGGGCAGATGGCGCGCAAGGCCCTGCCCCACATCGCGGGGGCGCTGCTGTTTCCGGGGCCGTTGATCGCGGCGGGCGCGGCCATGGCGCGTCTGCGCCGGGCTGGGGTGCCCCTGATGATGGGCGCGCGGCCTGTCGGCTTTCACGGAGCAGGCGGCCAATTGGCGGCGGTTGAATATGCCTGGCATGGCCAGACCCACCGTATCGCGGCGCAGGTCGCGGCGGTATCCTATGGTTTCCTGCCGCAATCGGATCTGCCGCGTCAGGTCGGCGCGGCGGTGCGCTGGGCGCAACCTGCGGGCGGATGGGAAACCTTGTGTGATGGGGCGATGCGCTCCTCGGTGCCGGGGCTTTATGTCGCGGGCGAAACCACCGGCGTGGCGGGCGCGGATGCAGCCATGGTCGAGGGTGAGATCGCGGGGATCGCCATGGCGCTGGATGCAGGCGCGCAGGCGCCCTCCGCTATGGCCCGCGCGCGGGCCAGACGGGCAAGGCTGCAACCCTTCATCGACCTGCTGCGCGCGGTGGCCGATCCGGGCGATGTCTGGCCATCGGCGACGCCCGATATGCTGCTGTGCCGGTGCGAGGATATTTCCGTGGCGCAGGTCGATGCGACCATTGCCCGACTCTCGCCCATGGCCGACGCGT from Novosphingobium humi encodes:
- a CDS encoding cyclase family protein, which codes for MLARSLASGAVRVVDLTQTLSEDTPLLVLPEPFGQTAGFSRQEISRYDERGVAWHWNNFTVGEHTGTHFDAPVHWVSGKDLPDNTVDRLPVQPLIAPAVVLDFSAECAADPDFLLTAEHIERWESQYGAIPAGSWVLFRSDWSKRDVAAYTNRAADGAHTPGPSTAAVEALITRDVIGFGVETIGTDAGQAHSLTPPYPAHTLLHGAGKYGLQCLENLDQLPATGAMVIAAPLKIRDGSGSPLRVLALVEG
- a CDS encoding sodium:solute symporter family protein gives rise to the protein MIRMMILLIVLGTTIGAMAYGRAKTRSKSLEDWALGGRKMGTLVFWFLNAGEIYTTFAVLGISGFAWAYGAPAYLAFTSVSLSAVVGYWLTPRIHAYGRRHGLITQADFFAHRYQSRWLGMVVACAGLIALTVYIQIQVTALTFIVRLVAGPVIGGTWAAVIAVAVMLAFVFLAGLRSAAFAAGVKDVLMLVVVVVLAFGVAGMVGASSMLDVFARVQALYPAAVRFPGLQPHAGLSLVWLSTSAINVAIGTYIFPHMFQLCFSAGSSDTIRRNTVLQPIYSLSYFFIILLGFAALLAGTRPEGGDLNALLLTFVVQHCPVWLIGLFAGTASLLALVPGSVLMLTCGSIFARNIVRPVWRDMDDRAELLVSRWSMVGFAGAALWLALGASASLVEVGLSAYAAIGMLVPGVYLAFVTRRVSARAVMAGLIAGYAVLWVPMIGKALAGIFVEWEIGLVAVLCNLMVTLAAMVLLPPPVHTPAHGAK
- a CDS encoding DUF3311 domain-containing protein, which gives rise to MDDPEGAELTAFRRADALLLLPFVWQLGLAPWANGILWRPLGLPFPMVWQMAGIMFATFVLALRYWLDRKP
- a CDS encoding LysR family transcriptional regulator, which encodes MSETGLRYLLEALNAGSMRAASDRLNVAASSISRQIAQLEENYGLALIEKGRRGVRLTHAGEIVIAHYRNQVADREALRAKLEELRSVKSGHAVLAVGEGFLGSGFTDMIASFTTANPQIHLDLSVNSSQQIVRQVLDDEAHLGLVFQTPHDIKIHVRSVIAQPLMAIVAAGHPLAGQGSVSLSDLARYPLCLSPRHFGLRQILAGAELRHNTYLEPVITTNSIHMMRETVRRGAAVTILPQLSVWSELESGELASIAIADDAMEDATISLILRAGRQLEGAPARLLKMVEAQLRQWNRPLRVAEV
- a CDS encoding dihydrodipicolinate synthase family protein → MASIKRDRVNWQGYLPAITTPFSADGGLDRAGLGRLLEWLHGEGMHGLVLAGTTGEWTSMSAQERADLFALTGVQMKGKLPLIAGCSSFTAPESIAFARHAADAGFDGVLLTPPPYIRPNADEIFAFYEAVGAAIDLPICVYNWPPGTGVDMDLDLLSRLADIDGVVAIKQSSSSFERFVETFFALKDQVRVFGFPMNEIGLTMLRVHGGDGTMGAGGVLGRAQPGFYNAFWAGDLDGARACGAKDRVLMREWYTPELVGRFGSGPAILKAALDAQGLPGGPVRAPLLPVSDAAREEIAQTLRKLQIL
- a CDS encoding NAD(P)/FAD-dependent oxidoreductase; the protein is MTHEVLIIGGGLLGCAAAWHLARAGLAPRLIEARGINAGASGQNAGSLHFQIERRFLEPGASGQGAQIVRLNTLAIEEWAGLEEELSRPLDIHMHGGLMLAENEADLALLASKVARENELGLPTQLLSGTEARGLVPRLAPHICGAAWLAREGHANPRILADAFADAARSEGAVIETQSRLLDLRRDGESWQATIEHSGRIVTARARHVILATGHWAARVAARMGLNIPLYLAPLMMSVTDRTAPFLPYLIQHVGKRLSMKQTDDGNMVIGGGWASAPQKMADGLPDLDAPPYLVPDNLRANLEVAAGVMPCLRARSLIRSWTGMTCVSADQLPIVGEVPAAPGLFVAAGGSMFTLGPLLARMLARSIIERAMPEEIALFSAARFAHLNAFAVPS
- a CDS encoding (2Fe-2S)-binding protein is translated as MSRVADGVNRPAPITIEIDGAAIPAHPGETLAAAMIAAGVYRMRDDRSGAPRGMLCNMGTCSECFVWIADGQTWRRRRACLTPVAGGLRAATREGQP
- a CDS encoding FAD-dependent oxidoreductase; amino-acid sequence: MIDIAIIGGGPAGQAAAQQTLGMGLSTTMIDEQARPGGQILRQPPATFAVRDWMGGRLYRPLRRLLARTEADERLDWRGGTSVVGIERMEDHFRLTLSGAHNGTLLARRVLIAAGCYDMPVAMPGWTLPGVMSAGAVQTLLKSQQVVAGQPIVLLGSHPLLLVLATQLLDAGAEVAAVLMPRTVGQMARKALPHIAGALLFPGPLIAAGAAMARLRRAGVPLMMGARPVGFHGAGGQLAAVEYAWHGQTHRIAAQVAAVSYGFLPQSDLPRQVGAAVRWAQPAGGWETLCDGAMRSSVPGLYVAGETTGVAGADAAMVEGEIAGIAMALDAGAQAPSAMARARARRARLQPFIDLLRAVADPGDVWPSATPDMLLCRCEDISVAQVDATIARLSPMADASAIKHRCRIGMGLCQGRSCEHALVRRIADARGCDPDAVAPFRPRFPARPLPIDEIIG